One window from the genome of Pseudomonas frederiksbergensis encodes:
- the astA gene encoding arginine N-succinyltransferase — protein sequence MIVRPVVLTDLPALMDLARCAGPGFTSLPANEERLAHRVRWAQRTFAGQVERADADYLFVLEDDDRQVVGISALTGAVGVREPWYNYRVGVTVSSAPELGIQRQIPTLFLNNEMTGQSEICSLFLRPEQRRGHNGRLLSLARLLFVAEFPTLFGEKLIAELRGHADEQGCSPFWDSLGRHFFQKDFSYADQLSGMGNKSFIAELMPRQPLYTCLLTEQAQAVIGKAHPNTEPALRILSAEGFAHKGYVDIFDAGPVVEATVSKIRSVRDSQPLTLAVGIPDEQAPVWLIHNRRLENCRVTSARAHLHGHNLLVDRITAKRLQVQPGDTVRAVPLHKQGRQAKAA from the coding sequence ATGATTGTCCGCCCGGTCGTCCTGACCGACCTGCCTGCATTGATGGACCTGGCGCGCTGTGCCGGCCCTGGGTTTACCAGCCTGCCGGCGAATGAAGAACGCTTGGCGCACCGGGTGCGCTGGGCCCAGCGAACGTTCGCCGGGCAGGTTGAACGGGCCGATGCCGACTACCTGTTCGTGCTGGAGGATGATGACCGGCAGGTGGTGGGGATCAGTGCGCTGACCGGTGCGGTTGGGGTACGCGAGCCCTGGTACAACTATCGCGTGGGTGTGACGGTCAGCTCGGCGCCTGAATTGGGCATCCAGCGACAGATCCCGACGCTGTTTCTCAACAACGAAATGACCGGACAATCGGAAATCTGCTCGTTGTTCCTGCGTCCCGAGCAGCGCCGGGGCCATAACGGTCGTTTGCTGTCCTTGGCGCGCTTGCTGTTCGTCGCCGAGTTCCCGACCCTCTTTGGTGAAAAACTCATTGCCGAACTGCGCGGCCATGCCGATGAGCAGGGCTGCTCGCCCTTCTGGGACAGCCTGGGAAGGCACTTCTTCCAGAAGGATTTCAGCTACGCCGATCAGCTGTCCGGCATGGGTAACAAGTCATTCATCGCCGAGCTGATGCCGCGCCAGCCGCTCTATACGTGCCTGCTCACCGAACAAGCCCAGGCCGTGATCGGCAAGGCTCATCCCAATACCGAACCGGCCTTGAGGATCCTCAGTGCAGAAGGTTTCGCCCACAAGGGATACGTCGATATTTTCGATGCTGGCCCGGTGGTCGAGGCAACGGTGTCGAAGATCCGTAGCGTGCGCGACAGCCAACCGCTGACGTTGGCAGTCGGCATACCGGACGAACAGGCGCCGGTCTGGCTGATTCACAACCGACGCTTGGAAAACTGCCGCGTCACCAGCGCCCGCGCCCACTTGCATGGCCACAACCTGCTTGTCGA
- a CDS encoding ABC transporter substrate-binding protein — MKKLVMFGALALSVLSFSAVAEDAKPIRLGIEAGYPPFSMKTPDGKLAGFDVDIGDALCAQMKVKCVWVEQEFDGLIPALKVKKIDAVLSSMTITDDRKKNVDFTIKYYHTPARFVMKQGTDVEDPLTELKGKKVGVLRASTHDRFATEVLVPAGINLVRYSSQQEVNLDMVAGRLDATLADSVTLDEGFLKTDAGKGFAFVGPTYEDAKYFGGGAGIAVRKGDKALADKFNAAITEIRANGTYKKVQDKYFAFDVYGH; from the coding sequence ATGAAGAAGCTTGTCATGTTCGGTGCCCTGGCACTGTCCGTATTATCCTTCTCAGCCGTGGCCGAAGACGCCAAGCCGATCCGTCTCGGAATCGAGGCCGGCTATCCTCCCTTTTCGATGAAAACCCCCGACGGCAAGCTGGCCGGCTTCGATGTGGACATCGGCGACGCGCTGTGCGCGCAGATGAAGGTCAAGTGTGTCTGGGTCGAGCAGGAATTCGATGGCCTTATCCCGGCGCTGAAGGTCAAGAAAATCGACGCGGTCCTGTCGTCCATGACCATTACCGATGATCGCAAGAAAAACGTCGACTTCACCATCAAGTACTACCACACCCCGGCGCGTTTCGTGATGAAGCAGGGCACCGACGTCGAGGACCCGCTGACCGAGCTCAAGGGCAAGAAAGTCGGCGTGTTGCGCGCCAGCACCCATGACCGCTTCGCCACCGAAGTGCTGGTGCCAGCGGGGATCAACCTGGTGCGCTACAGCTCCCAGCAGGAAGTCAACCTGGACATGGTTGCCGGTCGCCTCGACGCGACGCTGGCCGACTCCGTCACCCTCGACGAAGGCTTCCTGAAGACCGACGCCGGCAAAGGCTTTGCCTTCGTGGGGCCGACCTACGAGGACGCCAAGTACTTCGGCGGCGGGGCAGGTATTGCGGTGCGCAAGGGTGATAAGGCGCTTGCCGATAAATTCAACGCGGCCATCACTGAAATCCGCGCCAACGGCACGTACAAAAAAGTGCAAGACAAGTACTTCGCCTTTGATGTCTACGGGCATTAA
- the ftrA gene encoding transcriptional regulator FtrA has product MQPAPGLVAILAYDGLCTFEFGVAVEIFGLARPEFEFPWYEHRIVAVDDGPMRAMGGFQVLADGGMELLDCARTIIVPGWRIHSGPPSEALLQALRRAHDRGARLLSICSGAFVLAATGLLDGLGATTHWRYTDELAARYPAIDVDPDVLYVDSGQVITSAGSAAGIDACLHLVARDCGAQVANAVARRLVMPTQRTGGQAQFIPSPVSRTPRSDLSGVMQWARERLHEPLGVRELASHAAMSERTLLRRFTQASGLSPKAWLQHERLARARELLESTKDNTDIIAQLCGYRSVESFRVAFRSVVGVAPSVYRERFGRG; this is encoded by the coding sequence ATGCAGCCTGCTCCCGGCCTCGTCGCAATCCTTGCCTACGACGGTCTATGCACGTTCGAATTCGGCGTAGCCGTCGAGATATTCGGCCTGGCCCGGCCCGAGTTCGAGTTTCCCTGGTATGAGCACCGCATCGTCGCCGTCGACGACGGCCCGATGCGCGCCATGGGCGGCTTCCAGGTGCTGGCCGATGGTGGTATGGAACTGCTCGACTGCGCCCGGACGATTATCGTGCCGGGCTGGCGCATTCACAGCGGCCCGCCTTCCGAGGCACTGCTCCAGGCCCTGCGGCGAGCCCATGATCGCGGCGCCCGCTTGCTGTCGATCTGTTCAGGCGCGTTTGTCCTCGCCGCGACCGGACTGCTCGATGGCCTGGGCGCCACGACTCATTGGCGCTACACCGATGAACTCGCCGCGCGATACCCGGCAATCGATGTAGACCCCGACGTGCTGTATGTCGATTCCGGCCAAGTGATCACGTCGGCTGGCAGCGCGGCCGGCATCGATGCGTGCCTGCATCTGGTCGCGCGCGATTGCGGAGCACAAGTCGCCAACGCCGTGGCACGTCGGCTGGTCATGCCGACGCAACGCACCGGTGGCCAGGCACAGTTCATTCCGTCACCGGTCAGCCGCACGCCGCGCAGCGATCTGTCCGGCGTCATGCAATGGGCCCGGGAGCGTCTCCACGAGCCGCTGGGGGTGCGCGAACTGGCGAGTCACGCCGCCATGAGCGAACGAACATTGCTGCGCCGCTTCACCCAGGCATCTGGCCTCTCACCCAAGGCCTGGCTGCAACATGAGCGCCTGGCGCGGGCGCGGGAATTGCTGGAGAGCACCAAGGACAACACCGACATCATTGCCCAGCTCTGCGGTTACCGCTCGGTGGAAAGTTTTCGCGTGGCGTTTCGTAGCGTAGTGGGGGTGGCGCCCTCGGTGTACCGGGAGCGGTTTGGCCGGGGATAA
- a CDS encoding rhodanese-like domain-containing protein has translation MTSPVRAVPAAPSDLALQHFSQRLMFETDCSDVHASQETGDVDFVLVDVRGPLAYERGHVPGAINLPTRTLTAQALAAYPPTTLFVVYCAGPHCNGANKAAVRLATLGYPVKEMIGGVMGWLDEGFRLTGSVERVAEQAIGCDC, from the coding sequence ATGACCAGCCCCGTTAGAGCAGTGCCTGCCGCGCCATCCGACCTGGCATTGCAACACTTCAGCCAGCGCCTGATGTTCGAAACCGATTGTTCCGACGTACATGCCAGCCAGGAAACGGGCGACGTCGATTTTGTCCTGGTGGATGTGCGCGGACCGCTGGCCTACGAACGCGGGCACGTACCGGGCGCAATCAACCTTCCAACCCGTACGCTAACGGCGCAGGCGCTGGCGGCCTATCCCCCGACGACCTTGTTCGTGGTTTATTGCGCCGGGCCACACTGCAACGGCGCCAATAAGGCTGCGGTGCGCCTGGCGACCCTCGGGTACCCGGTCAAGGAAATGATCGGCGGTGTCATGGGCTGGCTCGACGAGGGCTTTCGCCTGACCGGTTCCGTAGAGCGCGTGGCGGAGCAGGCAATCGGCTGCGATTGCTGA
- a CDS encoding histidine phosphatase family protein, whose amino-acid sequence MQTTRLTLICHGRTVAQKAARFGLDEPLDAGWLAKRPEVGRQYRDVRHLLCGPELRTRQTAALLGDTQRVVPALADCDFGRWRGMSVDELLASEPEHLRTWRDDPDAAPHGGESVSHLCRRVGDWLTTLETTPGHCLAVTHPFVIRAAVVNVLGCSPAMFNRIDIEPLGVVDLRFNEVWRLRALEAP is encoded by the coding sequence GTGCAAACCACCCGATTGACCTTGATTTGCCATGGCCGCACCGTCGCTCAGAAAGCCGCTCGCTTCGGCCTGGACGAACCGCTGGATGCCGGCTGGCTGGCGAAGCGCCCCGAGGTCGGTCGTCAATACCGTGATGTCCGGCATCTGCTCTGCGGGCCCGAGCTGCGCACGCGCCAGACGGCGGCCTTGTTGGGTGACACACAGAGGGTGGTCCCGGCGCTGGCCGATTGCGATTTCGGACGATGGCGCGGGATGTCCGTCGACGAGTTGCTCGCCAGCGAGCCGGAACACCTGCGGACCTGGCGTGACGATCCGGATGCCGCGCCGCACGGCGGTGAATCCGTCAGTCACTTGTGTCGGCGTGTCGGTGACTGGCTGACGACCCTGGAAACGACCCCTGGCCATTGCTTGGCCGTCACCCATCCATTCGTGATCCGCGCCGCCGTGGTGAATGTGCTGGGCTGTTCACCTGCCATGTTCAACCGTATCGATATCGAGCCCCTTGGCGTCGTTGACCTGCGATTCAACGAGGTCTGGCGCTTGCGAGCCTTGGAGGCACCATGA
- a CDS encoding M14 family metallopeptidase: MQRIDHTLPWSHLGTERSLSVFRYGHGPRKAYIQASLHADELPGMRTAWELKKRLNDLEARGLLKGVIELVPVANPIGLDQHLQSAHMGRFELGSGKNFNRSFVELSAPVAQRIGERLGDDPAANITLIRQTMVEVLDDLPPPPSQLEALHRLLLRHACDADVTLDLHCDFEAAIHLYALPQQWPQWRSLAARLGAGVALLCEDSGGSSFDESCSTPWLRLGKIFPQAAIPPANLATTLELGSMGDTRVEQAQANCEAILGFLAEQGLIDGDWPAAPQACCEGLPFEGTQYLFAPHHGVVSFLREAGEWVERGDPLFEVVDPLNDRVTVVRAGTSGVLFALDRGRYTQPGIWQAKVAGREPIRAGKLIND; this comes from the coding sequence ATGCAACGCATCGACCATACCTTGCCCTGGAGCCACCTGGGCACGGAGCGTTCGCTCAGCGTGTTTCGTTACGGCCATGGGCCGCGCAAGGCGTATATCCAGGCGAGCCTGCATGCGGATGAATTACCGGGCATGCGCACGGCATGGGAATTGAAGAAACGACTCAACGATCTCGAGGCCCGAGGCCTGCTCAAAGGAGTGATCGAGCTCGTTCCCGTGGCCAATCCCATCGGCCTGGATCAGCATCTGCAAAGCGCTCATATGGGGCGTTTCGAGCTCGGTAGTGGCAAGAATTTCAACCGTTCCTTCGTCGAACTCAGCGCCCCGGTGGCGCAACGCATCGGTGAGCGCCTCGGGGATGACCCGGCTGCCAATATCACCTTGATCCGCCAGACGATGGTCGAGGTGCTGGATGATCTGCCGCCACCTCCTTCTCAACTCGAAGCGCTGCACCGGCTATTGCTCCGCCACGCCTGCGATGCCGATGTGACCTTGGACTTGCACTGTGATTTCGAGGCCGCGATCCACTTGTATGCCTTGCCGCAACAGTGGCCGCAGTGGCGCTCATTGGCCGCGCGCTTGGGAGCCGGCGTGGCGTTGTTGTGTGAAGACTCCGGCGGCAGTTCGTTCGATGAGTCTTGCTCGACGCCGTGGTTGCGCCTGGGGAAAATTTTCCCGCAGGCGGCCATTCCGCCCGCCAACCTGGCGACGACGCTGGAGTTGGGCAGCATGGGCGACACCCGGGTCGAGCAGGCCCAGGCCAATTGCGAAGCCATCCTGGGATTCCTTGCGGAGCAGGGTTTGATCGATGGTGACTGGCCGGCCGCGCCGCAGGCGTGCTGCGAGGGGTTGCCATTCGAAGGCACGCAATACCTGTTCGCGCCGCACCATGGCGTGGTGAGTTTCCTGCGTGAAGCCGGGGAGTGGGTGGAGCGGGGCGATCCGCTGTTCGAGGTGGTCGATCCGTTGAATGACCGGGTCACCGTTGTCCGAGCGGGCACCAGCGGGGTACTGTTTGCCCTGGACCGTGG
- a CDS encoding arginine N-succinyltransferase — protein MLALRPVQLTDLPQLQQLARDSLVGVTSLPDDIDHLREKILASCASFEAEVQTPGGENYFFVLQDLESGHLAGCSEIVATTGCGEPFYSLRNRPFSSESRELNIQHGVPALSLCQDLSGQTLLRGFHIDASRVRTPQSELLSRARLMFIGAHPRRFADSVITEIVGFSSEDGQSPFWDAVGQHFFDLPYIEAERLCGLRSRTFLAELMPQYPIYVPMLPAAAQACIGRVHPEGQEAFDILEREGFETNNYVDIFDGGPTLHARIANIRSIAQSRLAIARQRRQIDATGRYLVSNDRLGNFRAIVADLEVNGESSVFLAPDMLAALDIAEGDWIRVASL, from the coding sequence ATGCTGGCTTTACGTCCAGTTCAATTGACCGATTTGCCGCAACTGCAACAGCTGGCCCGCGATAGCCTCGTAGGCGTCACTTCGCTTCCTGACGACATCGACCACCTGCGGGAAAAAATCCTCGCGTCGTGTGCTTCGTTCGAAGCCGAAGTGCAGACCCCAGGTGGGGAAAATTATTTTTTTGTCTTGCAGGACCTTGAATCGGGCCACCTCGCGGGCTGTTCCGAAATCGTCGCCACCACGGGGTGCGGCGAACCGTTCTACAGCTTGCGTAACCGACCGTTCTCCAGTGAATCCCGGGAGCTGAACATCCAGCACGGCGTACCCGCGCTGTCGCTCTGCCAGGATCTGAGCGGCCAAACGCTGCTGCGGGGGTTCCACATCGACGCTTCACGTGTTCGCACGCCGCAGTCGGAGTTGCTCTCCCGGGCACGGCTGATGTTCATCGGTGCCCATCCCCGGCGCTTTGCCGACTCGGTGATTACCGAAATCGTCGGTTTCAGCAGCGAGGATGGCCAGTCACCCTTCTGGGACGCCGTGGGGCAGCATTTTTTCGACCTGCCCTACATCGAGGCCGAACGTCTTTGTGGCCTGCGCAGCCGGACCTTCCTGGCTGAGCTGATGCCTCAATACCCGATCTACGTCCCCATGTTGCCGGCCGCGGCCCAGGCCTGTATCGGGCGAGTCCATCCCGAGGGCCAGGAAGCCTTCGATATCCTCGAGCGCGAGGGTTTCGAAACCAACAACTACGTGGACATCTTTGACGGTGGCCCCACCCTGCACGCCCGAATCGCGAACATCCGCTCGATCGCCCAGAGCCGCTTGGCTATCGCGCGCCAGCGCCGACAGATCGACGCCACGGGTCGTTACCTGGTCAGCAATGATCGCCTGGGTAATTTCCGCGCCATCGTCGCCGACCTGGAAGTCAACGGCGAAAGCTCTGTTTTTCTAGCTCCCGACATGCTGGCCGCACTGGACATCGCAGAGGGTGACTGGATCCGGGTGGCCAGCTTATGA
- a CDS encoding N-formylglutamate amidohydrolase, which produces MRESIECAESGLYTKPAFRLLREASEHPLLLVCEHASRFIPGALNDLGLDETASQDHVAWDIGALALAERLSETLGATLLSANYSRLLIDLNRPLHVPDSIPAQSEIYQIPGNHSLDDATRLYRQQCLFHPFHDQLRALIDRRLADNRVVRVVGIHSFTPVFYGQPRALEAGVLFGEAREYAQRIVEGLARHSLRVAGNQPYKVSPLSDMTVPVHGDGRGLDSVLIEVRNDQLRCPESVRTWSAYLAPLL; this is translated from the coding sequence ATGCGTGAATCCATTGAATGCGCCGAATCAGGTCTATACACCAAGCCTGCTTTTCGATTGCTGCGGGAAGCGTCTGAGCACCCGCTGCTGCTGGTTTGTGAACACGCCAGTCGATTCATCCCAGGCGCGTTGAACGACCTGGGCCTGGATGAGACGGCTTCCCAGGATCATGTCGCCTGGGACATCGGCGCCCTGGCCTTGGCCGAGCGATTGTCCGAGACCCTCGGCGCGACGCTGCTGTCGGCCAACTACTCGCGGTTGTTGATCGACTTGAACCGCCCGTTACACGTCCCCGACAGCATTCCGGCGCAAAGCGAGATCTACCAGATCCCCGGTAACCACTCGCTGGACGACGCCACGCGCCTATACCGCCAGCAGTGCCTGTTCCATCCATTCCACGATCAACTGCGAGCCCTGATCGATCGGCGCCTGGCCGACAACCGGGTCGTGCGCGTGGTGGGTATACACAGCTTCACCCCGGTGTTCTACGGTCAGCCGCGCGCACTCGAGGCCGGCGTGCTGTTCGGCGAAGCCAGGGAATACGCCCAGCGCATCGTCGAGGGGCTGGCCAGGCATTCGCTGCGGGTGGCCGGCAACCAGCCCTACAAGGTCAGCCCGTTGAGTGACATGACGGTTCCTGTCCATGGCGACGGTCGCGGCCTGGATTCGGTGTTGATCGAAGTACGTAACGACCAGTTGCGCTGTCCCGAGTCGGTGCGGACCTGGAGCGCCTACCTCGCCCCCCTGCTATAA
- the cobF gene encoding precorrin-6A synthase (deacetylating) produces the protein MKKLLVIGIGAGDPDYLTMQAVKALNQVDVFFLMDKGPAKDALLDLRRDICRRYIVDHPYRFVEACCPERQRGDPDYASTVAELNSAKQAIFERLIEEELSDGQCGGFLVWGDPSLYDSTLRILQAILDAGRCVFEFEVIPGITSIQALAARHKVPLNSIGGSLEITTGRRLAAGQVGDAASVVVMLDAEDAYRQVNDPDLQIYWGAYVGTAGEILVAGRLGDVADDIERTRKAARQANGWIMDTYLLRK, from the coding sequence ATGAAAAAGCTTCTAGTGATTGGCATTGGAGCAGGCGATCCGGACTACTTGACGATGCAGGCGGTGAAAGCCTTGAATCAGGTGGACGTGTTCTTCCTGATGGACAAAGGCCCTGCCAAGGACGCGTTGCTGGACCTGCGCCGCGACATCTGTCGACGCTACATCGTTGATCATCCGTACCGTTTTGTCGAAGCCTGCTGCCCCGAGCGCCAGCGTGGCGACCCAGACTATGCAAGCACAGTCGCCGAGCTGAACAGCGCGAAGCAGGCCATTTTTGAAAGGCTGATCGAAGAGGAACTTTCAGACGGGCAATGCGGCGGTTTCCTGGTGTGGGGCGATCCATCGTTGTACGACAGCACGCTGCGAATCCTGCAGGCGATCCTCGATGCGGGACGCTGCGTCTTCGAGTTCGAGGTGATCCCAGGCATTACCAGCATCCAGGCCCTCGCGGCGCGACATAAAGTACCGTTGAACAGCATTGGCGGTTCGCTGGAGATTACCACTGGCCGACGGTTGGCGGCGGGGCAGGTCGGCGACGCCGCGAGCGTGGTGGTGATGCTCGATGCAGAGGATGCGTATCGCCAGGTGAACGATCCTGACCTGCAGATCTACTGGGGGGCCTATGTGGGAACGGCAGGCGAAATCCTCGTCGCAGGTCGGCTGGGGGACGTGGCTGATGACATCGAACGCACCCGCAAGGCAGCGCGTCAGGCCAATGGCTGGATCATGGATACATACCTGTTGCGCAAGTGA